One Labrus mixtus chromosome 12, fLabMix1.1, whole genome shotgun sequence DNA segment encodes these proteins:
- the senp6a gene encoding sentrin-specific protease 6 isoform X5: MAHNRSIFLEALDRSGARRDGGFKHSWSFSHSDDSEEERRHEASVVSMEEMNRQQPTSPEEKKTPSLRHFTASDPLRTYENRPNSHMRPLNRLTPKRLSEVPLTVAATSSPMPNRTNYFIISPAPSQGIVLQGRHFQHAQMPSAIRKPVQSSLDLKDRSEFSNTQPGAELDSIVLTCPEIAENESLSIKRRVQQKRKPLEDCCSFPSQVKAAEPLRPTVYHSVCMKCNKPSEDPSKCHTCGYNTTLVPLPQATLSSPTPRPPIRSQPSPGPTSLQQNFYKPATTIRVPRVETLPIRITSTRGTLVPLNNGRSPLLAGTSSCCGARNPPKGKRTAAQRHELNDPIVLSSDEEEEADNASTGSINRLDSVSPRPADSAHSSPAPSGGRVEAAVKSPGEQYDLGHEFFEDVDMKITIPRRARMKDQFGNQPPEQFSPRTKKPKILPNKCDSIILECRSVRVGTLRRMVTKPVVFSIDSIQLETEGPEPDTLEKICLQASGLISCEWCSVRKLPVLFFQTTQEECVRLRQQLNMSQEEGGQWYDCTGDHTDEKFIVLIFENGLVMNEQIILEDILGEIGKTNNLSNFPAKLTFEEANIRLVNYNKASKQKEEKVTPVTPVAMPTRTRMATRQHSSTYDDGGEEEEDMTDLQPTFSGPIIKLMVYPPPPAKGGISVTNEDLHCLNEGEFLNDVIIDFYLKYLVLEKLKKEDAQRIHVFSSFFYKRLNQRERRTVPDAANLPIQKRKHNRVKTWTRHVDLFQKDFIFVPINESAHWYLAVICFPGLKSPAFEQNPLYHSRFPASTSTSNPPSEEIIPDHCRPLSPDRDGVDSSSEDRLLPGFLQSPEGQSDGDLANENSTLAGRQEPSNTAAAAAARNGQTDTEQPYTSELHRISVCYGSGKRDDDTFTFSDDQSSCQDECSEDGTEDAVASDASALASKQNLCRQPCILIMDSLRGPARSTVVKTLREYLEVEWEVRKGTQRSFGKDVMKGSSPRVPQQDNFSDCGVYILQYVESFFENPIPSFHLPVNLSEWFPQQRMKTKREEIKDLILRIKEQQEADKRESDQVEAPSGSSEEPEIEETSGSTERPSNFPISP; the protein is encoded by the exons CCCTGGATAGGTCAGGCGCCAGGCGAGACGGAGGGTTCAAGCACAGCTGGAGCTTTTCTCACTCCGATGACagtgaagaggaaaggagacatGA AGCGAGCGTGGTGAGCATGGAGGAGATGAACCGGCAGCAGCCCACCTCCCCCGAGGAGAAAAAG ACTCCCTCTCTCCGGCACTTCACGGCCTCGGATCCTCTGAGGACGTATGAAAACCGGCCGAACAGTCACATGAGGCCTCTGAACCGGCTGACCCCCAAGAGGCTCAG CGAGGTCCCTCTCACCGTAGCAGCAACGTCCTCCCCCATGCCCAACAGAACCAACTATTTTATCATCAGCCCCGCGCCTTCACAGGGAATCGTTTTACAAGGACGACACTTTCAGCACGCACAGATGCCCTCGGCCATAAGGAAACCAGTCCAAAG cAGCCTTGATTTGAAGGACAG aagTGAATTCTCCAACACGCAGCCGGGTGCAGAGCTGGACAGCATCGTCCTCACCTGTCCAGAGATCGCAG AAAATGAGAGCTTGAGCATCAAACGCCGCGTCCAGCAGAAGAGGAAACCTCTGGAGGATTGTTGTAGTTTTCCTTCACAGGTCAAAGCAGCAGAG CCTCTCCGGCCGACCGTCTACCATTCAGTCTGCATGAAGTGCAACAAGCCGAGCGAGGACCCCAGTAAATGTCACACCTGCGGGTACAACACCACTCTGGTTCCCCTTCCGCAGGCCACGCTGTCATCCCCGACCCCCAGACCCCCCATCAGATCCCAGCCTTCCCCCGGACCAACCAGCCTGCAGCAGAACTTCTACAAACCCGCCACGACCATAAGGGTGCCCCGCGTGGAGACCCTGCCGATCCGGATCACGAGCACCAGAGGAACCCTGGTGCCCCTGAACAACGGCAGGTCCCCTCTGTTAGCCGGGACGTCCAGCTGCTGTGGTGCCAGAAACCCCCCCAAAGGGAAGAGGACCGCGGCGCAGAGGCACGAACTCAACGACCCCA TCGTCCTGTCCagtgacgaggaggaggaggccgacAATGCCAGCACAGGGAGCATCAACAGACTGGACAGCGTTTCCCCTCGACCGGCTGACTCGGCTCACTCCTCGCCGGCGCCCTCCGGAGGCCGAGTGGAGGCTGCGGTGAAGAGCCCCGGGGAGCAGTACGACCTGGGCCATGAATTCTTCGAAGACGTTGACATGAAGATCACGATACCGCGGAGAGCACGGATGAAGGACCAG tttggGAATCAGCCTCCGGAGCAGTTTTCTCCGAGGACGAAGAAACCCAAAATCTTGCCCAACAAGTGTGACAGCATCATCCTGGAGTGTCGGAGTGTGAGAGTGGGAACTCTGCGCAGGATGGTCACCAAACCTGTGGTC TTTTCCATCGACAGCATCCAGCTGGAAACTGAAG gcCCGGAGCCCGACACCCTGGAGAAGATTTGCCTCCAGGCGTCGGGGCTGATCAGCTGTGAGTGGTGCAGCGTGCGGAAACTTCCGGTCTTGTTCTTCCAGACGACTCAGGAGGAGTGCGTCCGCCTGCGTCAGCAGCTCAACATGtcacaggaggaggggggccaGTGGTACGACTGCACAGGAGACC acACGGACGAGAAGTTCATCGTCCTGATCTTCGAGAACGGCCTGGTGATGAACGAGCAGATCATCCTGGAGGACATCCTGGGAGAGATCGGCAAGACCAACAACCTGAGCAACTTCCCCGCAAAGCTCACGTTCGAGGAGGCGAACATCCGGCTGGTCAACTACAACAAGGCGTCCaaacagaaggaggagaag GTTACCCCGGTGACCCCGGTCGCCATGCCGACGAGAACACGCATGGCCACACGCCAGCACAGCAGCACCTACGACGACGGCGgcgaagaggaggaagacatgACGGACCTGCAGCCCACCTTCTCCGGACCGATCATCAA GTTGATGGTGTACCCGCCTCCTCCAGCCAAAGGAGGCATATCGGTCACCAACGAAGACCTCCACTGCCTTAACGAGGGAGAATTCCTCAACGACGTCATCAtagacttttatttaaa atatttagtTTTAGAGAAATTGAAAAAAGAGGACGCACAAAGAATCCACGTCTTCAGCTCCTTCTTCTACAAGAGGCTGAACCAGAGAGAGCGCAGGACCGTCCCGGACGCCGCCAACCTGCC AATCCAGAAAAGGAAGCACAACAGGGTAAAGACGTGGACTCGGCACGTCGACCTTTTCCAGAAGGACTTCATTTTTGTTCCCATCAACGAGTC GGCCCACTGGTACCTCGCGGTCATCTGCTTCCCGGGCCTGAAGAGTCCGGCGTTCGAGCAGAACCCGCTCTACCACAGCCGGTTTCCAGCCTCCACCTcgacctccaaccccccctcagAGGAGATCATCCCGGATCACTGTCGCCCTCTGTCCCCGGACAGAGACGGTGTGGACAGCTCCTCAGAGGACCGGTTGTTACCTGGCTTCCTCCAGAGTCCAGAGGGTCAGAGCGACGGTGACCTCGCTAACGAGAACTCGACCTTGGCGGGGAGACAAGAGCCTTCAAACActgcggcggcggcggcggcgcgTAACGGACAGACGGACACAGAGCAACCGTACACGA GTGAGTTGCACAGAATCAGCGTTTGCTACGGTTCAGGAAAACGAGACGACGACACCTTCACCTTCTCTGACGACCAGAGCTCCTGTCAG GATGAGTGCAGCGAGGACGGGACTGAAGACGCCGTCGCCTCAGACGCCTCGGCTCTGGCGTCCAAACAAAACCTCTGCAGACA gcctTGTATCCTCATCATGGACTCTCTGCGAGGTCCGGCGAGGTCGACTGTGGTGAAAACGCTCCGAGA gtACCTGGAGGTGGAGTGGGAGGTGCGTAAAGGGACTCAGAGGAGTTTTGGGAAGGATGTGATGAAGGGCTCGAGCCCACGTGTGCCTCAGCAGGATAACTTCAGCGACTGTGGAGTCTACATCCTGCAGTATGTGGAGAGCTTCTTCGAG aatCCCATCCCGAGTTTCCACCTGCCCGTGAACCTGTCCGAGTGGTTTCCTCAGCAGCGGATGAAGACGAAGCGCGAGGAGATCAAGGATCTGATCCTGAGGATTAAAGAGCAACAGGAAGCGGACAAAAGGGAGTCGGACCAGGTCGAGGCGCCATCTGGCTCTTCTGAAGAGCCCGAGATCGAAGAGACTTCTGGGTCCACGGAGCGGCCTTCAAACTTTCCCATCAGTCCCtga
- the senp6a gene encoding sentrin-specific protease 6 isoform X3: MAHNRSIFLEALDRSGARRDGGFKHSWSFSHSDDSEEERRHEASVVSMEEMNRQQPTSPEEKKTPSLRHFTASDPLRTYENRPNSHMRPLNRLTPKRLSEVPLTVAATSSPMPNRTNYFIISPAPSQGIVLQGRHFQHAQMPSAIRKPVQSSLDLKDRSEFSNTQPGAELDSIVLTCPEIAENESLSIKRRVQQKRKPLEDCCSFPSQVKAAEPLRPTVYHSVCMKCNKPSEDPSKCHTCGYNTTLVPLPQATLSSPTPRPPIRSQPSPGPTSLQQNFYKPATTIRVPRVETLPIRITSTRGTLVPLNNGRSPLLAGTSSCCGARNPPKGKRTAAQRHELNDPIVLSSDEEEEADNASTGSINRLDSVSPRPADSAHSSPAPSGGRVEAAVKSPGEQYDLGHEFFEDVDMKITIPRRARMKDQFGNQPPEQFSPRTKKPKILPNKCDSIILECRSVRVGTLRRMVTKPVVFSIDSIQLETEGPEPDTLEKICLQASGLISCEWCSVRKLPVLFFQTTQEECVRLRQQLNMSQEEGGQWYDCTGDHTDEKFIVLIFENGLVMNEQIILEDILGEIGKTNNLSNFPAKLTFEEANIRLVNYNKASKQKEEKTAQSPSKVAHVSLVTKVTPVTPVAMPTRTRMATRQHSSTYDDGGEEEEDMTDLQPTFSGPIIKLMVYPPPPAKGGISVTNEDLHCLNEGEFLNDVIIDFYLKYLVLEKLKKEDAQRIHVFSSFFYKRLNQRERRTVPDAANLPIQKRKHNRVKTWTRHVDLFQKDFIFVPINESAHWYLAVICFPGLKSPAFEQNPLYHSRFPASTSTSNPPSEEIIPDHCRPLSPDRDGVDSSSEDRLLPGFLQSPEGQSDGDLANENSTLAGRQEPSNTAAAAAARNGQTDTEQPYTSELHRISVCYGSGKRDDDTFTFSDDQSSCQDECSEDGTEDAVASDASALASKQNLCRQPCILIMDSLRGPARSTVVKTLREYLEVEWEVRKGTQRSFGKDVMKGSSPRVPQQDNFSDCGVYILQYVESFFENPIPSFHLPVNLSEWFPQQRMKTKREEIKDLILRIKEQQEADKRESDQVEAPSGSSEEPEIEETSGSTERPSNFPISP, translated from the exons CCCTGGATAGGTCAGGCGCCAGGCGAGACGGAGGGTTCAAGCACAGCTGGAGCTTTTCTCACTCCGATGACagtgaagaggaaaggagacatGA AGCGAGCGTGGTGAGCATGGAGGAGATGAACCGGCAGCAGCCCACCTCCCCCGAGGAGAAAAAG ACTCCCTCTCTCCGGCACTTCACGGCCTCGGATCCTCTGAGGACGTATGAAAACCGGCCGAACAGTCACATGAGGCCTCTGAACCGGCTGACCCCCAAGAGGCTCAG CGAGGTCCCTCTCACCGTAGCAGCAACGTCCTCCCCCATGCCCAACAGAACCAACTATTTTATCATCAGCCCCGCGCCTTCACAGGGAATCGTTTTACAAGGACGACACTTTCAGCACGCACAGATGCCCTCGGCCATAAGGAAACCAGTCCAAAG cAGCCTTGATTTGAAGGACAG aagTGAATTCTCCAACACGCAGCCGGGTGCAGAGCTGGACAGCATCGTCCTCACCTGTCCAGAGATCGCAG AAAATGAGAGCTTGAGCATCAAACGCCGCGTCCAGCAGAAGAGGAAACCTCTGGAGGATTGTTGTAGTTTTCCTTCACAGGTCAAAGCAGCAGAG CCTCTCCGGCCGACCGTCTACCATTCAGTCTGCATGAAGTGCAACAAGCCGAGCGAGGACCCCAGTAAATGTCACACCTGCGGGTACAACACCACTCTGGTTCCCCTTCCGCAGGCCACGCTGTCATCCCCGACCCCCAGACCCCCCATCAGATCCCAGCCTTCCCCCGGACCAACCAGCCTGCAGCAGAACTTCTACAAACCCGCCACGACCATAAGGGTGCCCCGCGTGGAGACCCTGCCGATCCGGATCACGAGCACCAGAGGAACCCTGGTGCCCCTGAACAACGGCAGGTCCCCTCTGTTAGCCGGGACGTCCAGCTGCTGTGGTGCCAGAAACCCCCCCAAAGGGAAGAGGACCGCGGCGCAGAGGCACGAACTCAACGACCCCA TCGTCCTGTCCagtgacgaggaggaggaggccgacAATGCCAGCACAGGGAGCATCAACAGACTGGACAGCGTTTCCCCTCGACCGGCTGACTCGGCTCACTCCTCGCCGGCGCCCTCCGGAGGCCGAGTGGAGGCTGCGGTGAAGAGCCCCGGGGAGCAGTACGACCTGGGCCATGAATTCTTCGAAGACGTTGACATGAAGATCACGATACCGCGGAGAGCACGGATGAAGGACCAG tttggGAATCAGCCTCCGGAGCAGTTTTCTCCGAGGACGAAGAAACCCAAAATCTTGCCCAACAAGTGTGACAGCATCATCCTGGAGTGTCGGAGTGTGAGAGTGGGAACTCTGCGCAGGATGGTCACCAAACCTGTGGTC TTTTCCATCGACAGCATCCAGCTGGAAACTGAAG gcCCGGAGCCCGACACCCTGGAGAAGATTTGCCTCCAGGCGTCGGGGCTGATCAGCTGTGAGTGGTGCAGCGTGCGGAAACTTCCGGTCTTGTTCTTCCAGACGACTCAGGAGGAGTGCGTCCGCCTGCGTCAGCAGCTCAACATGtcacaggaggaggggggccaGTGGTACGACTGCACAGGAGACC acACGGACGAGAAGTTCATCGTCCTGATCTTCGAGAACGGCCTGGTGATGAACGAGCAGATCATCCTGGAGGACATCCTGGGAGAGATCGGCAAGACCAACAACCTGAGCAACTTCCCCGCAAAGCTCACGTTCGAGGAGGCGAACATCCGGCTGGTCAACTACAACAAGGCGTCCaaacagaaggaggagaag ACCGCTCAAAGCCCTTCAAAAGTTGCCCATGTCTCCCTGGTTACCAAGGTTACCCCGGTGACCCCGGTCGCCATGCCGACGAGAACACGCATGGCCACACGCCAGCACAGCAGCACCTACGACGACGGCGgcgaagaggaggaagacatgACGGACCTGCAGCCCACCTTCTCCGGACCGATCATCAA GTTGATGGTGTACCCGCCTCCTCCAGCCAAAGGAGGCATATCGGTCACCAACGAAGACCTCCACTGCCTTAACGAGGGAGAATTCCTCAACGACGTCATCAtagacttttatttaaa atatttagtTTTAGAGAAATTGAAAAAAGAGGACGCACAAAGAATCCACGTCTTCAGCTCCTTCTTCTACAAGAGGCTGAACCAGAGAGAGCGCAGGACCGTCCCGGACGCCGCCAACCTGCC AATCCAGAAAAGGAAGCACAACAGGGTAAAGACGTGGACTCGGCACGTCGACCTTTTCCAGAAGGACTTCATTTTTGTTCCCATCAACGAGTC GGCCCACTGGTACCTCGCGGTCATCTGCTTCCCGGGCCTGAAGAGTCCGGCGTTCGAGCAGAACCCGCTCTACCACAGCCGGTTTCCAGCCTCCACCTcgacctccaaccccccctcagAGGAGATCATCCCGGATCACTGTCGCCCTCTGTCCCCGGACAGAGACGGTGTGGACAGCTCCTCAGAGGACCGGTTGTTACCTGGCTTCCTCCAGAGTCCAGAGGGTCAGAGCGACGGTGACCTCGCTAACGAGAACTCGACCTTGGCGGGGAGACAAGAGCCTTCAAACActgcggcggcggcggcggcgcgTAACGGACAGACGGACACAGAGCAACCGTACACGA GTGAGTTGCACAGAATCAGCGTTTGCTACGGTTCAGGAAAACGAGACGACGACACCTTCACCTTCTCTGACGACCAGAGCTCCTGTCAG GATGAGTGCAGCGAGGACGGGACTGAAGACGCCGTCGCCTCAGACGCCTCGGCTCTGGCGTCCAAACAAAACCTCTGCAGACA gcctTGTATCCTCATCATGGACTCTCTGCGAGGTCCGGCGAGGTCGACTGTGGTGAAAACGCTCCGAGA gtACCTGGAGGTGGAGTGGGAGGTGCGTAAAGGGACTCAGAGGAGTTTTGGGAAGGATGTGATGAAGGGCTCGAGCCCACGTGTGCCTCAGCAGGATAACTTCAGCGACTGTGGAGTCTACATCCTGCAGTATGTGGAGAGCTTCTTCGAG aatCCCATCCCGAGTTTCCACCTGCCCGTGAACCTGTCCGAGTGGTTTCCTCAGCAGCGGATGAAGACGAAGCGCGAGGAGATCAAGGATCTGATCCTGAGGATTAAAGAGCAACAGGAAGCGGACAAAAGGGAGTCGGACCAGGTCGAGGCGCCATCTGGCTCTTCTGAAGAGCCCGAGATCGAAGAGACTTCTGGGTCCACGGAGCGGCCTTCAAACTTTCCCATCAGTCCCtga
- the senp6a gene encoding sentrin-specific protease 6 isoform X6 has product MEEMNRQQPTSPEEKKTPSLRHFTASDPLRTYENRPNSHMRPLNRLTPKRLSEVPLTVAATSSPMPNRTNYFIISPAPSQGIVLQGRHFQHAQMPSAIRKPVQSSLDLKDRSEFSNTQPGAELDSIVLTCPEIAENESLSIKRRVQQKRKPLEDCCSFPSQVKAAEPLRPTVYHSVCMKCNKPSEDPSKCHTCGYNTTLVPLPQATLSSPTPRPPIRSQPSPGPTSLQQNFYKPATTIRVPRVETLPIRITSTRGTLVPLNNGRSPLLAGTSSCCGARNPPKGKRTAAQRHELNDPIVLSSDEEEEADNASTGSINRLDSVSPRPADSAHSSPAPSGGRVEAAVKSPGEQYDLGHEFFEDVDMKITIPRRARMKDQFGNQPPEQFSPRTKKPKILPNKCDSIILECRSVRVGTLRRMVTKPVVFSIDSIQLETEGPEPDTLEKICLQASGLISCEWCSVRKLPVLFFQTTQEECVRLRQQLNMSQEEGGQWYDCTGDHTDEKFIVLIFENGLVMNEQIILEDILGEIGKTNNLSNFPAKLTFEEANIRLVNYNKASKQKEEKKTAQSPSKVAHVSLVTKVTPVTPVAMPTRTRMATRQHSSTYDDGGEEEEDMTDLQPTFSGPIIKLMVYPPPPAKGGISVTNEDLHCLNEGEFLNDVIIDFYLKYLVLEKLKKEDAQRIHVFSSFFYKRLNQRERRTVPDAANLPIQKRKHNRVKTWTRHVDLFQKDFIFVPINESAHWYLAVICFPGLKSPAFEQNPLYHSRFPASTSTSNPPSEEIIPDHCRPLSPDRDGVDSSSEDRLLPGFLQSPEGQSDGDLANENSTLAGRQEPSNTAAAAAARNGQTDTEQPYTSELHRISVCYGSGKRDDDTFTFSDDQSSCQDECSEDGTEDAVASDASALASKQNLCRQPCILIMDSLRGPARSTVVKTLREYLEVEWEVRKGTQRSFGKDVMKGSSPRVPQQDNFSDCGVYILQYVESFFENPIPSFHLPVNLSEWFPQQRMKTKREEIKDLILRIKEQQEADKRESDQVEAPSGSSEEPEIEETSGSTERPSNFPISP; this is encoded by the exons ATGGAGGAGATGAACCGGCAGCAGCCCACCTCCCCCGAGGAGAAAAAG ACTCCCTCTCTCCGGCACTTCACGGCCTCGGATCCTCTGAGGACGTATGAAAACCGGCCGAACAGTCACATGAGGCCTCTGAACCGGCTGACCCCCAAGAGGCTCAG CGAGGTCCCTCTCACCGTAGCAGCAACGTCCTCCCCCATGCCCAACAGAACCAACTATTTTATCATCAGCCCCGCGCCTTCACAGGGAATCGTTTTACAAGGACGACACTTTCAGCACGCACAGATGCCCTCGGCCATAAGGAAACCAGTCCAAAG cAGCCTTGATTTGAAGGACAG aagTGAATTCTCCAACACGCAGCCGGGTGCAGAGCTGGACAGCATCGTCCTCACCTGTCCAGAGATCGCAG AAAATGAGAGCTTGAGCATCAAACGCCGCGTCCAGCAGAAGAGGAAACCTCTGGAGGATTGTTGTAGTTTTCCTTCACAGGTCAAAGCAGCAGAG CCTCTCCGGCCGACCGTCTACCATTCAGTCTGCATGAAGTGCAACAAGCCGAGCGAGGACCCCAGTAAATGTCACACCTGCGGGTACAACACCACTCTGGTTCCCCTTCCGCAGGCCACGCTGTCATCCCCGACCCCCAGACCCCCCATCAGATCCCAGCCTTCCCCCGGACCAACCAGCCTGCAGCAGAACTTCTACAAACCCGCCACGACCATAAGGGTGCCCCGCGTGGAGACCCTGCCGATCCGGATCACGAGCACCAGAGGAACCCTGGTGCCCCTGAACAACGGCAGGTCCCCTCTGTTAGCCGGGACGTCCAGCTGCTGTGGTGCCAGAAACCCCCCCAAAGGGAAGAGGACCGCGGCGCAGAGGCACGAACTCAACGACCCCA TCGTCCTGTCCagtgacgaggaggaggaggccgacAATGCCAGCACAGGGAGCATCAACAGACTGGACAGCGTTTCCCCTCGACCGGCTGACTCGGCTCACTCCTCGCCGGCGCCCTCCGGAGGCCGAGTGGAGGCTGCGGTGAAGAGCCCCGGGGAGCAGTACGACCTGGGCCATGAATTCTTCGAAGACGTTGACATGAAGATCACGATACCGCGGAGAGCACGGATGAAGGACCAG tttggGAATCAGCCTCCGGAGCAGTTTTCTCCGAGGACGAAGAAACCCAAAATCTTGCCCAACAAGTGTGACAGCATCATCCTGGAGTGTCGGAGTGTGAGAGTGGGAACTCTGCGCAGGATGGTCACCAAACCTGTGGTC TTTTCCATCGACAGCATCCAGCTGGAAACTGAAG gcCCGGAGCCCGACACCCTGGAGAAGATTTGCCTCCAGGCGTCGGGGCTGATCAGCTGTGAGTGGTGCAGCGTGCGGAAACTTCCGGTCTTGTTCTTCCAGACGACTCAGGAGGAGTGCGTCCGCCTGCGTCAGCAGCTCAACATGtcacaggaggaggggggccaGTGGTACGACTGCACAGGAGACC acACGGACGAGAAGTTCATCGTCCTGATCTTCGAGAACGGCCTGGTGATGAACGAGCAGATCATCCTGGAGGACATCCTGGGAGAGATCGGCAAGACCAACAACCTGAGCAACTTCCCCGCAAAGCTCACGTTCGAGGAGGCGAACATCCGGCTGGTCAACTACAACAAGGCGTCCaaacagaaggaggagaag AAGACCGCTCAAAGCCCTTCAAAAGTTGCCCATGTCTCCCTGGTTACCAAGGTTACCCCGGTGACCCCGGTCGCCATGCCGACGAGAACACGCATGGCCACACGCCAGCACAGCAGCACCTACGACGACGGCGgcgaagaggaggaagacatgACGGACCTGCAGCCCACCTTCTCCGGACCGATCATCAA GTTGATGGTGTACCCGCCTCCTCCAGCCAAAGGAGGCATATCGGTCACCAACGAAGACCTCCACTGCCTTAACGAGGGAGAATTCCTCAACGACGTCATCAtagacttttatttaaa atatttagtTTTAGAGAAATTGAAAAAAGAGGACGCACAAAGAATCCACGTCTTCAGCTCCTTCTTCTACAAGAGGCTGAACCAGAGAGAGCGCAGGACCGTCCCGGACGCCGCCAACCTGCC AATCCAGAAAAGGAAGCACAACAGGGTAAAGACGTGGACTCGGCACGTCGACCTTTTCCAGAAGGACTTCATTTTTGTTCCCATCAACGAGTC GGCCCACTGGTACCTCGCGGTCATCTGCTTCCCGGGCCTGAAGAGTCCGGCGTTCGAGCAGAACCCGCTCTACCACAGCCGGTTTCCAGCCTCCACCTcgacctccaaccccccctcagAGGAGATCATCCCGGATCACTGTCGCCCTCTGTCCCCGGACAGAGACGGTGTGGACAGCTCCTCAGAGGACCGGTTGTTACCTGGCTTCCTCCAGAGTCCAGAGGGTCAGAGCGACGGTGACCTCGCTAACGAGAACTCGACCTTGGCGGGGAGACAAGAGCCTTCAAACActgcggcggcggcggcggcgcgTAACGGACAGACGGACACAGAGCAACCGTACACGA GTGAGTTGCACAGAATCAGCGTTTGCTACGGTTCAGGAAAACGAGACGACGACACCTTCACCTTCTCTGACGACCAGAGCTCCTGTCAG GATGAGTGCAGCGAGGACGGGACTGAAGACGCCGTCGCCTCAGACGCCTCGGCTCTGGCGTCCAAACAAAACCTCTGCAGACA gcctTGTATCCTCATCATGGACTCTCTGCGAGGTCCGGCGAGGTCGACTGTGGTGAAAACGCTCCGAGA gtACCTGGAGGTGGAGTGGGAGGTGCGTAAAGGGACTCAGAGGAGTTTTGGGAAGGATGTGATGAAGGGCTCGAGCCCACGTGTGCCTCAGCAGGATAACTTCAGCGACTGTGGAGTCTACATCCTGCAGTATGTGGAGAGCTTCTTCGAG aatCCCATCCCGAGTTTCCACCTGCCCGTGAACCTGTCCGAGTGGTTTCCTCAGCAGCGGATGAAGACGAAGCGCGAGGAGATCAAGGATCTGATCCTGAGGATTAAAGAGCAACAGGAAGCGGACAAAAGGGAGTCGGACCAGGTCGAGGCGCCATCTGGCTCTTCTGAAGAGCCCGAGATCGAAGAGACTTCTGGGTCCACGGAGCGGCCTTCAAACTTTCCCATCAGTCCCtga